A genomic segment from Alistipes senegalensis JC50 encodes:
- a CDS encoding RagB/SusD family nutrient uptake outer membrane protein, with translation MNKRYFFNLLKTLLLLLTVSGASGCNDWLDVRPENEQPIDEFWNNKEEVDAVMMGAYQQLRSSLEYLVRWGELRGDVVELGPGLTSNENMLAVKGLDIKSDNPICKWQPFYNAIGRCNAVIRYAADVLPRDKTFTDRACEAYIAEAKWVRALCYFYLVRTFRDVPYITEPYLNDRQEFRIPKSDGMDILRTVVADLRACAQLIPVAYDPGSWENKGRATVWALYALAADIYLWLGEYDEAIGMCENIEKSGLYTLLSTDDWYGLYYPGNSSESIIELQWDGMQLQNNSLFAWFYNESANANNYAVSDAAVAKFNEFPDESDQRGDGGSYIESSGKIWKYAGTARGVSNLRESGRRDANWIFYRLADVLLMRAEALVMREGEGDMAAAYAIVRQIRERAGYTVHPDMPSSQSEMIDLVLDERLRELCFEGKRWFDLVRVAIRDDGKYKSKLVKLLLQNVAAKDRPLYEAKLQNTYGYFLPINESDMVASGGVLVQNPYYL, from the coding sequence GTCGATGCCGTTATGATGGGCGCTTACCAGCAGCTCCGCAGCAGCCTCGAATATCTGGTTCGCTGGGGCGAGCTGCGCGGGGACGTGGTGGAGCTGGGCCCCGGCCTGACCTCCAACGAGAATATGCTGGCAGTCAAGGGGCTCGATATAAAGTCCGACAACCCGATCTGCAAATGGCAGCCGTTTTACAACGCCATCGGCCGCTGCAATGCGGTCATCCGGTATGCGGCCGACGTGCTGCCGCGCGACAAGACGTTTACCGACAGGGCTTGCGAAGCGTATATCGCCGAGGCGAAGTGGGTGCGGGCGCTCTGCTATTTCTACCTGGTCCGCACCTTCCGGGACGTGCCCTATATCACCGAACCCTATCTGAACGACCGGCAGGAGTTCCGGATTCCGAAGAGCGACGGCATGGATATTCTGAGAACCGTCGTCGCAGACCTCCGCGCATGTGCGCAGCTGATCCCGGTGGCTTACGATCCCGGTTCGTGGGAGAACAAGGGACGGGCTACGGTGTGGGCGCTCTATGCCCTCGCCGCCGACATCTACCTTTGGCTCGGGGAGTACGACGAGGCGATCGGCATGTGTGAAAATATCGAAAAATCGGGCCTTTATACGTTGCTCTCCACGGACGACTGGTACGGTCTCTATTACCCGGGAAACTCCTCCGAAAGCATCATCGAGTTGCAGTGGGACGGCATGCAGCTCCAAAACAATTCGCTTTTCGCGTGGTTTTACAATGAGAGCGCCAATGCGAACAACTATGCCGTTTCGGACGCCGCCGTCGCCAAGTTCAACGAGTTTCCCGATGAATCCGATCAGCGCGGAGACGGGGGCAGTTATATCGAGTCCAGCGGCAAAATCTGGAAATATGCCGGAACGGCGCGCGGCGTCAGTAACCTGCGGGAATCCGGACGCCGCGACGCCAACTGGATTTTCTACCGTCTGGCCGACGTGCTTCTGATGCGCGCCGAGGCGCTGGTCATGCGCGAGGGCGAGGGCGACATGGCCGCAGCCTATGCGATTGTCCGGCAGATCCGGGAGCGTGCCGGATACACGGTGCACCCGGATATGCCCTCCAGTCAGTCCGAAATGATCGACCTGGTGCTGGACGAGCGCCTGCGGGAGCTCTGTTTTGAGGGCAAGCGCTGGTTCGACCTGGTGCGGGTGGCCATCCGCGACGACGGAAAGTACAAGAGCAAGCTGGTCAAACTGCTGCTTCAAAACGTGGCCGCCAAGGACCGTCCGCTCTACGAAGCCAAATTGCAGAATACCTACGGCTATTTCCTGCCGATCAACGAGAGCGACATGGTCGCCAGCGGCGGGGTGCTCGTGCAAAACCCTTATTACCTCTAA